A genomic window from Sparus aurata chromosome 4, fSpaAur1.1, whole genome shotgun sequence includes:
- the LOC115579904 gene encoding histamine H2 receptor, whose product MYSTLNSSTPGDSNLSAADPERLQELTHRSLKVSIIIVLGVMITLGNVAVLLVITSSVAGWSRNSRYFLLSLTAADSAFGLLVMPLNLWVSLLKDYTEGPDALCHVVAFCNATVYSTCMYTLATISLERYIAVFYPLQYSSLMTRKRTLLLIAFAWCFPPFLLSPISFPGGIIEVNFSTASLVCNPSYSTNVGYSLSLTCFIFFPCSIIMTYANLRVWCAAKRQRLKLRKYACARSSRHNVASRVLVPVMAAYYTCWTPCMATMIYNAVSGSSVPEWVEFVVVWLPTANGFLNCIFYFWINRSFRRKFQLVLQRLTMALCPELADTLGCCNASRTQFVSGITDNNNSVHERSSSVSSTCTLLSMA is encoded by the exons ATGTACTCAACACTTAACTCCTCAACTCCTGGCGACTCCAACCTGTCAGCTGCTGACCCTGAGAGGCTGCAGGAGCTGACCCACCGCTCCCTCAAAGTAAGCATAATCATCGTTCTGGGAGTGATGATCACTTTGGGAAATGTTGCAGTTCTCCTGGTTATAACTTCGTCCGTGGCCGGTTGGTCAAGAAACTCTCGGtactttctcctctctctcactgctGCAGACTCTGCCTTCGGACTGCTGGTCATGCCCTTGAATCTGTGGGTGAGTCTGCTAAAGGACTACACTGAAGGGCCAGATGCTCTGTGTCATGTCGTGGCCTTTTGCAATGCCACCGTCTACTCCACCTGCATGTACACGCTGGCCACGATAAGCCTGGAGAGGTACATTGCGGTGTTTTACCCGCTGCAGTACTCGTCTCTGATGACAAGAAAACGGACGCTGCTGCTGATCGCCTTCGCCTGGTGCTTCCCCCCCTTTCTACTGTCACCGATATCATTTCCGGGTGGCATCATCGAGGTTAATTTCTCTACGGCGTCACTTGTCTGCAATCCGTCCTACTCCACAAACGTCGGCTACTCCCTGAGCCTGACGTGCTTTATATTTTTCCCCTGCTCCATCATCATGACATACGCCAACCTGAGAGTGTGGTGCGCTGCCAAGAGACAGAGGCTCAAACTGCGTAAATACGCGTGTGCGCGGAGCAGCAGACACAATGTGGCATCCAGGGTGCTGGTGCCCGTGATGGCAGCCTACTACACCTGTTGGACCCCCTGCATGGCGACTATGATCTACAATG CAGTCTCAGGCAGCAGCGTACCAGAGTGGGTTGAGTTTGTGGTGGTGTGGCTGCCGACCGCCAACGGTTTCCTCAACTGCATCTTCTACTTCTGGATAAACCGAAGTTTCCGCAGGAAGTTCCAGCTCGTCCTCCAGAGGTTGACCATGGCACTCTGCCCAGAACTGGCCGACACCCTCGGGTGCTGCAACGCTTCGAGGACACAGTTTGTGTCAGGAATTACGGACAATAACAATAGCGTCCACGAGCGTTCCTCCAGTGTATCCTCCACCTGTACACTGCTGAGCATGGCTTAG
- the cyb5b gene encoding cytochrome b5 type B, with product MGEEINENLINACNGPADATSVEETSEAVESGVKYYTLEEIRVHNMCTDTWLIIHDKIYDITRFLEEHPGGEEVLLEQAGADATESFEDVGHSTDAREMLLQYFIGELHMDDRKKEPVKEAHSTNSGESSSWTVWLIPAVAAVVVGVMYRFYLFEHKSS from the exons ATGGGTGAGGAAATTAATGAGAACCTCATTAACGCATGCAATGGACCTGCGGATGCCACCAGTGTGGAGGAGACCAGCGAAGCAGTAGAAAGTGGTGTAAAATATTACACGTTAGAAGAAATAAGAGTACATAATATGTGCACTGACACATGGCTCATCATTCATGACAAAATATATGACATCACACGTTTCCTCGAAGAG CATCCGGGAGGTGAGGAGGTTTTGCTGGAGCAGGCGGGTGCAGACGCCACAGAGAGCTTTGAGGATGTGGGTCATTCCACAGATGCCAGGGAGATGCTTCTGCAATACTTCATTGGGGAGCTTCACATG gatgacagaaaaaaggagCCTGTAAAG GAGGCACACAGCACAAATTCAGGAGAGTCCAG TTCCTGGACCGTGTGGTTGATACCCGCTGTTGCTGCCGTCGTTGTTGGCGTCATGTATCGCTTCTACTTGTTTGAACACAAGTCCTCTTGA